The following are encoded in a window of Clostridium thermarum genomic DNA:
- a CDS encoding magnesium transporter, which translates to MIGNLIIAGFFVFLIPLLLLKVMGIDPALASAIFLTTATDVFGFFLFLGLAKVFIGFLI; encoded by the coding sequence ATGATAGGAAATCTAATTATAGCAGGATTCTTTGTTTTTTTAATTCCACTATTATTATTAAAGGTTATGGGGATTGACCCTGCACTAGCATCAGCAATATTTCTAACCACAGCAACGGATGTATTCGGGTTTTTTCTTTTCCTTGGTTTAGCTAAAGTTTTTATTGGATTTTTAATTTGA
- a CDS encoding helix-turn-helix domain-containing protein produces the protein MDNAILNLEQACDFLGVGERTLIKLLREEHIPARKIGREWRFSKSALMDWVASGDSYEYANKEEIFEAIKDKNGNYNIILDTIFDEVSKIKENRNINTLLKDAPEGIDIPDNITLRVSYKQKREIEKLEFKLFWPLREEHKLISKEK, from the coding sequence ATGGATAATGCTATTTTAAATTTAGAGCAAGCGTGTGATTTTTTGGGTGTTGGCGAAAGAACATTAATAAAATTATTAAGAGAAGAGCACATACCAGCCAGAAAGATAGGCAGAGAATGGAGATTTAGCAAATCTGCCCTAATGGATTGGGTTGCATCAGGGGACTCTTATGAATACGCAAATAAAGAAGAAATATTTGAAGCTATTAAAGATAAGAACGGAAATTATAACATCATACTAGACACTATTTTTGATGAAGTATCAAAGATTAAAGAAAATAGAAATATCAATACATTATTAAAGGATGCCCCAGAAGGAATAGATATTCCAGATAACATTACACTTAGAGTTAGTTATAAGCAGAAGAGAGAAATAGAAAAATTAGAATTTAAATTATTCTGGCCATTAAGGGAAGAACATAAGCTCATTTCAAAGGAAAAGTAA
- a CDS encoding ABC transporter ATP-binding protein: MSQLKIEPMKQPDKIINYWKKEKFVAACIIIFGIASNITIILGPIYQGKLIDTIAQGASLFSVVLLAVTYAAIIGTTQFLRFVKRFYIRRFANKTRSTMRLMIYNNIMHKSISELDNENTGNLMTRVISDVDLCVEGMRKFTTEVFDTGVLMISYLVTMLAYDVKITVFSITFVPIAMALAEKLKSVIYKYSKDYRKKSSEIASSTYDAIENSILYRVTGMEAKNRASYEDELLDLQNKAIKANILENSMQPIYNVIAMLGIIMVIYLGGTKVINGGWTVGNFSTYVAIFTAMAVKASKSAKLFNSVQKSQVSWKRIKSYLTELKIKDNSSNISKGGTKLSVENLSFSYEDGKENIIENISFEGKTGEIIGVTGPIASGKSTLGLSLLGLYPYIGSIKIDGKELKDYSEYERSQMISYLGHKPQLLSDTIYNNITLGSKKDITSVLKDVCFDTDLAAMPNGQETLVGNSGIKLSGGQQARIALARALLNKNKIIILDDPFSAVDMKTEEKIIENLKSNYKDSLIILISHRLAIFNRINKIILLKSDKTADYGTHNELMKKSELYATIFNLQCAEGGENDGK, from the coding sequence ATGTCACAATTAAAGATTGAACCTATGAAACAACCAGACAAAATTATAAACTATTGGAAAAAAGAAAAGTTTGTTGCAGCCTGTATTATAATATTTGGAATAGCAAGTAATATTACTATAATCCTAGGTCCTATATATCAAGGAAAACTCATTGACACCATCGCTCAGGGCGCTAGTCTATTTTCTGTAGTATTACTTGCAGTTACTTATGCTGCAATTATTGGAACTACACAGTTTCTACGGTTTGTTAAGCGCTTTTATATAAGACGTTTTGCGAATAAAACAAGGTCAACTATGAGGCTTATGATATACAATAATATAATGCACAAAAGCATATCAGAGCTGGATAATGAGAATACGGGAAACCTGATGACAAGAGTCATTTCTGATGTGGATTTATGTGTTGAAGGAATGCGAAAGTTTACGACTGAAGTATTTGATACTGGTGTGCTTATGATATCCTATCTGGTAACAATGCTTGCTTATGATGTTAAAATAACTGTATTTTCTATTACTTTTGTACCAATTGCTATGGCACTTGCTGAAAAATTAAAAAGCGTCATATATAAGTACTCAAAGGACTATCGAAAGAAAAGCAGTGAGATAGCTAGCAGTACCTATGATGCAATCGAAAATTCAATACTTTATCGTGTAACCGGCATGGAAGCCAAAAATAGAGCAAGTTATGAAGATGAACTTTTAGATTTGCAAAACAAGGCTATTAAAGCTAACATATTAGAAAATTCCATGCAACCTATATATAATGTCATCGCAATGCTTGGAATAATTATGGTAATTTATCTGGGAGGAACAAAAGTAATTAATGGCGGTTGGACAGTAGGAAATTTTTCTACTTATGTTGCAATATTTACTGCTATGGCAGTTAAAGCAAGTAAATCAGCAAAGCTCTTTAATTCTGTACAAAAATCACAGGTTTCTTGGAAGCGTATAAAGTCATATCTTACTGAACTCAAGATAAAAGATAATTCTTCTAATATAAGTAAAGGAGGGACTAAACTTTCAGTAGAAAATCTTAGTTTCTCCTATGAAGATGGCAAGGAAAATATTATCGAAAATATTAGTTTTGAAGGCAAGACTGGAGAAATTATAGGTGTAACAGGTCCTATTGCTTCTGGTAAATCTACACTTGGATTATCTCTATTAGGATTATACCCTTATATTGGAAGCATTAAAATTGATGGCAAGGAGCTTAAAGATTACTCAGAATATGAGAGAAGCCAAATGATTTCTTACTTAGGTCATAAGCCGCAGCTGCTTTCTGATACTATATATAATAATATAACCTTGGGCAGTAAAAAAGACATTACTTCTGTTTTAAAGGATGTTTGCTTTGATACAGACCTTGCAGCAATGCCCAATGGACAAGAGACTTTAGTTGGAAATAGCGGGATAAAATTAAGCGGCGGTCAGCAGGCTAGAATAGCACTTGCAAGAGCACTTCTTAATAAAAATAAAATTATAATATTAGATGACCCATTTTCAGCGGTTGACATGAAAACGGAAGAAAAAATTATCGAAAATTTAAAAAGTAATTATAAAGACAGTCTCATTATTCTAATTTCTCATCGCTTAGCCATTTTTAATAGGATAAATAAGATTATACTTTTAAAGAGTGATAAAACTGCAGATTATGGAACACATAATGAACTTATGAAAAAATCAGAACTTTATGCCACAATATTTAATTTGCAATGTGCAGAGGGGGGAGAAAATGATGGGAAATAG
- a CDS encoding ABC transporter ATP-binding protein, translating to MMGNSLIKRSIVKVIKNNIGISVLLAFTICGVIGTSLIPPQILKYIVDHNLVPRTSDKLLVLAIAYIGVLLFIGIFDFVKEAVLTVLGQKITKEIRIEMMEKLERINAMFFSSNSSGTVVSMFINDVDAINSLFTSGIIGMMVDCFKLIGIVISIWMFSSKLGIVTLVLLPTIYGITRVFQKRMLKAQIENRILIGRVNNHISESVKNIQIIKAYSKESYMEDNYKRYLLDNYNTVEKVNFYDSVYSPFIQLTRAVVIAFIVVLSTRQLNYLDISLGMVAASIELISNLFAPIENLGMELQNIQQAISGIKRVNEFYNEPEDELKMNELKLEDIIPDSADVRLSFNDISFQYEEGADVLQNINFNLKSNEKVTFVGRTGVGKTTLFKLIMGLLKPTKSSITINGIDVYDIPNSEKRRIFGYVDQNFHIIKGTVADQISLKDDGINREQIEKALDFVGLTEYVEALENGLDTKIISDTLFSQGQKQLLAIARAIVTNPPILLLDEITANLDSITEDKIVSVLQKASDAHIILSITHRLSSMIASDTVVILENGRVKNAGSPEMLLENDEWYRSHIALEKLTWG from the coding sequence ATGATGGGAAATAGTTTAATAAAAAGATCCATAGTTAAAGTTATTAAAAACAATATTGGCATAAGTGTATTATTAGCATTTACTATTTGCGGTGTTATTGGTACAAGCTTAATTCCTCCTCAGATTTTAAAATATATAGTTGACCATAACCTTGTACCAAGGACCTCTGACAAATTACTTGTTCTAGCAATTGCTTATATTGGTGTGCTATTGTTTATTGGGATATTTGATTTTGTCAAAGAAGCTGTTCTTACAGTTTTAGGACAAAAGATTACAAAGGAAATAAGAATTGAAATGATGGAAAAACTTGAAAGGATAAATGCAATGTTCTTTTCCTCCAATAGTTCGGGAACAGTAGTTTCAATGTTTATAAATGATGTTGATGCAATCAATTCATTGTTTACAAGTGGTATCATTGGAATGATGGTTGACTGCTTTAAGCTTATTGGTATTGTAATTTCAATTTGGATGTTTAGCAGCAAGCTTGGAATAGTAACTTTAGTACTATTACCAACTATCTATGGTATTACACGGGTTTTTCAAAAGAGAATGCTCAAGGCACAGATTGAAAACAGAATACTCATCGGCAGGGTAAACAATCATATTTCAGAAAGCGTAAAAAATATACAGATAATCAAAGCATACAGCAAGGAAAGCTATATGGAGGATAACTATAAGAGGTATTTACTTGATAACTACAATACAGTAGAGAAGGTAAATTTTTATGATTCTGTATATTCCCCATTTATTCAGCTTACACGAGCAGTTGTTATTGCTTTCATTGTGGTACTATCTACCAGACAGCTGAACTATTTGGACATATCCTTAGGAATGGTGGCAGCATCAATCGAATTAATATCTAACTTGTTTGCGCCAATTGAAAACCTGGGAATGGAGCTACAAAATATTCAGCAGGCCATATCCGGAATCAAAAGAGTAAATGAATTTTACAATGAACCTGAAGATGAACTTAAGATGAATGAACTTAAATTAGAAGACATCATTCCAGACTCAGCTGATGTGAGATTATCCTTTAACGATATTTCCTTTCAATATGAAGAAGGTGCTGATGTCCTGCAAAACATTAATTTTAATCTAAAATCAAATGAAAAAGTTACATTTGTTGGAAGAACAGGAGTTGGAAAAACTACGTTATTTAAACTGATCATGGGACTGCTTAAACCAACCAAGAGCAGTATCACAATAAATGGTATTGATGTTTATGATATACCGAATTCAGAGAAACGTAGAATATTCGGGTATGTTGATCAAAACTTTCATATTATAAAGGGTACAGTGGCTGACCAAATAAGTTTGAAGGATGACGGTATTAATAGAGAGCAAATAGAGAAGGCCTTGGATTTTGTGGGACTTACAGAATATGTAGAAGCCTTGGAAAATGGACTGGATACTAAAATAATCAGTGATACTCTTTTTTCACAAGGGCAAAAACAACTTTTGGCCATAGCAAGAGCTATTGTAACAAATCCTCCTATACTTCTATTGGATGAAATTACAGCAAACTTGGACTCTATTACAGAAGACAAGATAGTTTCTGTACTTCAAAAGGCAAGTGATGCTCATATAATATTGTCCATAACTCACCGTT